A genomic stretch from Roseovarius nanhaiticus includes:
- a CDS encoding cytochrome P450, translating into MSLPPKPPARPNRVSLWRYLKLFRADILSAQPARLYRAWMAEFRTPFFRSYLCNQPDLVALVLKGRPDDFPKSNRVREGLTPLLGNSVFVTNGEVWKRQRRIIDPAFEGGRLRHVFPAMLEAGESAVRRLAPLADGAPRDIEGEASHVAADVIFRTLFSIPIENEVAARVFDAFRAHQRTQPVVNLAALIPLPKWMPRPRNRATRATAQVIRGLIRQLTAERMGSIEAGTAPEDLATKIMTTADPQTGQRFDTEEMVDQVAIFFLAGHETSASALGWALYLLALYPEWQEKLAAEAEAAFGDGAPEFSHMSRLALTRDVFRETLRLYPPVPMMVREARCLEEFRGRDIAQGSQIVLSPWHLHRHERIWDAPDAFQPERYGTDEGRKCLREAFIPFSAGQRVCPGAGFAMIEGVLLLAMLVRAYRFEPVTERPAMPVAHLTVRGKDGIWLKITPR; encoded by the coding sequence GTGAGCCTGCCTCCGAAACCTCCCGCGCGGCCAAACCGGGTGTCGCTCTGGCGCTATCTCAAGCTCTTTCGGGCCGACATCCTCTCGGCCCAGCCTGCGCGGCTCTACCGTGCCTGGATGGCCGAATTCCGCACGCCCTTTTTCCGCTCGTACCTGTGCAATCAGCCCGACCTCGTCGCGCTGGTGCTGAAGGGCCGGCCCGATGATTTCCCGAAGTCGAACCGCGTGCGCGAGGGGCTGACGCCCTTGCTCGGCAATTCGGTTTTCGTCACCAACGGGGAGGTCTGGAAACGCCAGCGCCGCATCATCGACCCGGCCTTCGAAGGCGGGCGCCTGCGCCATGTGTTTCCGGCGATGCTGGAGGCCGGAGAGAGCGCGGTGCGCCGTCTCGCCCCGCTGGCCGATGGCGCCCCGCGCGATATCGAGGGCGAGGCAAGCCATGTGGCCGCCGACGTCATATTCCGCACGCTGTTTTCCATCCCGATCGAGAACGAGGTCGCGGCCCGCGTCTTTGACGCGTTTCGTGCGCACCAGCGCACGCAGCCGGTGGTCAACCTGGCCGCGCTCATACCGTTGCCCAAATGGATGCCGCGCCCGCGTAACCGCGCCACGCGCGCGACGGCTCAGGTGATCCGGGGCCTCATCCGGCAGCTGACGGCCGAGCGCATGGGCTCCATCGAGGCGGGCACGGCGCCCGAGGATCTGGCGACCAAGATCATGACGACGGCAGACCCGCAGACGGGCCAGCGCTTTGACACCGAGGAGATGGTCGATCAGGTCGCCATCTTCTTCTTGGCCGGGCACGAGACGAGCGCCTCGGCACTTGGCTGGGCGCTCTACCTGCTGGCGCTATACCCCGAGTGGCAGGAGAAACTGGCTGCCGAGGCCGAGGCGGCCTTCGGCGATGGCGCGCCCGAATTCTCGCATATGTCCAGGCTGGCCCTCACCCGCGACGTCTTTCGCGAGACGCTGCGCCTCTATCCGCCTGTCCCAATGATGGTGCGCGAGGCGCGCTGCCTCGAAGAGTTCCGGGGCCGCGACATTGCGCAGGGAAGTCAGATCGTCCTCAGCCCGTGGCATCTGCACCGGCACGAGCGGATCTGGGACGCCCCCGACGCCTTTCAGCCCGAACGCTATGGCACCGACGAGGGGCGCAAATGCCTGCGCGAGGCGTTCATCCCCTTCTCGGCAGGGCAGCGCGTCTGCCCCGGCGCAGGCTTTGCCATGATCGAAGGTGTGCTTTTGCTGGCCATGCTGGTGCGCGCCTACCGGTTCGAGCCAGTCACAGAACGCCCCGCGATGCCCGTCGCGCATCTGACGGTGCGCGGCAAGGACGGGATCTGGCTGAAGATCACGCCGCGCTGA
- a CDS encoding Rne/Rng family ribonuclease: MAKKMLIDATHAEETRVVVVDGNKVEEFDFESENKRQLAGNIYLAKVTRVEPSLQAAFIDYGGNRHGFLAFSEIHPDYYQIPVADREALMEEERAYAAAQEAEEEERAKPKSRSRGGRGRSKAARADDDDAVTSTDVSGMETIDLGEDGADDDEGSSPMERVAETPVEEPDGDASGETDAGDNGDDKPKSRRSSRSRRSRRGDDGDNTDDSIEDAADKDDTIEVVADDDNHDDIRPPRKPRARKYKIQEVIKVRQILLVQVVKEERGNKGAALTTYLSLAGRYCVLMPNTARGGGISRKITNAPDRKKLKEIAAEIDVPKGAGLIVRTAGAKRTKPEIKRDYEYLQRMWEQIRELTLKSIAPAKIYEEGDLIKRSIRDLYNRDIDEVLVEGERGYRIAKDFMKMIMPSHAKNVKNYVDTMPLFARFQVESYLNSMFNPTVQLKSGGYIVIGVTEALVAIDVNSGRATKEGSIEETATKTNLEAAEEVARQLRLRDLAGLIVIDFIDMDERKNNAAVEKRMKDKLKTDRARIQVSRISGFGLMEMSRQRLRPGMIEATTQPCPSCHGTGLIRSDDNLALNILRQIEEEGTKGRSLEVLVRAPVGIANFLMNQKREHIAQIEIRYGLSVRIEGDPSLISPDFALEKFKTATRAVPEQVMRVVSVDSSLMDDIDSETEIDLDELPSEEDDDDSDRQQSSRNGDSNRGNGDANGEDEDGKPKKRRRRRRRSKSSKNREDGDNGQSDEGADDSDDAEANGAVTASETEEAEAKPAPKSRSRSRKPKSAPEAEAEAAEGAEAKPAEDAAQGDEKPKRTRKPRPKKSDTVEPAPEAAEASAEEAPKPKRTRAPRKPKAAVEAAPEPSAPTPVADIAPEVAAPPAEEPAPEPVQEASPAPAPAPKPAPEPAANKESEPAKPKRKGWWSLGR, translated from the coding sequence ATGGCCAAGAAAATGCTTATCGATGCCACCCACGCCGAGGAGACTCGCGTTGTGGTGGTGGACGGAAACAAAGTCGAAGAATTCGATTTCGAATCTGAAAACAAACGGCAACTCGCCGGAAATATCTATCTCGCCAAGGTAACCCGGGTCGAGCCGTCGCTGCAGGCGGCCTTCATCGACTACGGCGGAAACCGCCACGGCTTCCTCGCCTTTTCAGAGATTCACCCCGACTACTACCAGATCCCCGTCGCCGACCGCGAGGCGCTGATGGAGGAAGAGCGCGCCTATGCAGCGGCCCAGGAGGCCGAGGAAGAAGAGCGCGCCAAGCCAAAGAGCCGCTCGCGCGGCGGGCGTGGCCGCTCCAAGGCTGCCCGCGCGGATGATGACGATGCGGTCACCAGCACCGATGTCTCGGGCATGGAGACGATCGACCTGGGCGAGGATGGGGCGGATGACGACGAAGGCTCGTCCCCCATGGAGCGGGTTGCCGAAACCCCCGTTGAAGAGCCGGATGGCGATGCTTCGGGTGAGACCGATGCAGGCGATAATGGTGACGACAAACCAAAATCGCGCCGGTCCTCGCGGTCGCGCCGCTCGCGCCGCGGCGATGATGGTGACAATACCGACGACAGCATCGAAGATGCCGCTGACAAGGATGACACCATCGAAGTTGTCGCCGACGACGACAATCACGACGACATTCGTCCACCGCGCAAGCCGCGCGCGCGCAAGTACAAGATTCAGGAAGTCATCAAGGTCCGCCAGATCCTGCTGGTTCAGGTCGTCAAGGAAGAGCGCGGCAACAAGGGCGCGGCGCTGACGACGTACCTGTCATTGGCTGGCCGTTATTGCGTTCTGATGCCCAACACAGCTCGCGGTGGCGGCATCAGCCGCAAGATCACCAATGCGCCGGACCGCAAGAAGCTGAAGGAAATCGCGGCCGAGATCGACGTACCCAAGGGCGCGGGCCTGATCGTACGCACCGCCGGCGCCAAGCGTACCAAGCCCGAGATCAAGCGCGATTACGAATATCTTCAGCGCATGTGGGAACAGATCCGCGAGTTGACGCTGAAGTCCATCGCGCCGGCCAAGATCTACGAGGAAGGCGACCTGATCAAACGCTCGATCCGCGACCTTTATAATCGCGACATCGACGAGGTTCTGGTCGAGGGCGAGCGCGGCTACCGCATCGCCAAGGACTTCATGAAGATGATCATGCCGTCCCACGCCAAGAACGTGAAAAATTACGTCGACACGATGCCGCTCTTCGCGCGTTTTCAGGTCGAGAGCTACCTCAATTCGATGTTCAACCCGACAGTTCAGCTGAAATCGGGCGGCTATATCGTGATCGGCGTGACCGAGGCGCTCGTCGCCATCGACGTGAACTCGGGCCGTGCCACCAAGGAAGGCTCGATCGAGGAGACGGCGACCAAGACCAATCTCGAGGCCGCCGAAGAGGTGGCCCGCCAGCTGCGCCTGCGCGATCTGGCCGGTCTGATCGTCATCGACTTCATCGACATGGACGAGCGCAAGAACAACGCCGCCGTCGAAAAGCGGATGAAGGACAAGCTCAAGACCGACCGCGCGCGCATCCAGGTCAGCCGCATCTCGGGCTTCGGCCTGATGGAGATGAGCCGCCAGCGCCTGCGCCCCGGTATGATCGAGGCGACGACGCAGCCATGCCCCTCGTGCCACGGCACGGGCCTGATCCGCTCGGACGACAACCTCGCGCTCAACATTCTGCGCCAGATCGAGGAAGAGGGCACCAAGGGCCGCTCGCTCGAGGTGCTGGTGCGCGCGCCGGTGGGCATCGCCAATTTCCTGATGAACCAGAAGCGCGAGCATATCGCCCAGATCGAGATCCGATATGGCCTTTCGGTACGTATCGAGGGTGATCCGTCGCTGATCTCGCCCGATTTCGCGCTGGAGAAGTTCAAGACGGCCACCCGCGCGGTCCCCGAGCAGGTCATGCGCGTCGTATCGGTCGACAGCTCGCTCATGGACGATATCGACAGCGAGACCGAGATCGACTTGGACGAGTTGCCTTCCGAGGAAGACGACGACGACAGCGATCGCCAGCAGTCCAGCCGGAATGGCGACAGCAATCGCGGCAATGGCGACGCGAATGGCGAGGACGAGGACGGCAAGCCCAAGAAGCGCCGCCGTCGTCGGCGCCGGAGCAAATCATCGAAAAACCGCGAAGACGGTGATAACGGCCAGTCGGATGAAGGCGCCGATGACAGCGATGACGCAGAGGCCAACGGAGCGGTGACGGCGTCTGAAACCGAAGAGGCAGAGGCCAAGCCCGCGCCAAAATCCCGTTCGCGCAGCCGCAAGCCCAAATCCGCCCCCGAGGCCGAGGCCGAGGCCGCCGAAGGCGCCGAAGCCAAGCCGGCAGAGGATGCGGCGCAAGGTGACGAAAAACCCAAGCGCACCCGCAAGCCGCGCCCCAAGAAGTCGGACACGGTAGAGCCTGCACCCGAGGCCGCCGAGGCCAGCGCAGAGGAGGCGCCCAAACCCAAGCGCACGCGCGCCCCGCGCAAGCCGAAGGCGGCGGTCGAGGCGGCGCCCGAGCCGAGCGCGCCGACGCCGGTTGCAGATATTGCGCCCGAAGTCGCAGCGCCTCCGGCTGAGGAGCCCGCGCCCGAGCCAGTTCAGGAGGCGAGCCCGGCGCCTGCACCCGCGCCCAAACCCGCACCGGAACCGGCCGCCAACAAAGAGTCGGAACCTGCCAAGCCCAAGCGTAAGGGCTGGTGGTCTTTGGGCCGCTGA
- a CDS encoding sulfurtransferase TusA family protein has translation MEEIDAIGLLCPLPVLKLRKRLGGVDLGGEIRLLCDDPAAAVDVPHFCAEAGHELISVEERGTVAAYLVRKGAGR, from the coding sequence ATGGAAGAAATCGACGCCATCGGCCTGCTATGCCCCCTGCCCGTCCTCAAGCTGCGCAAGCGGCTCGGCGGCGTGGATCTGGGCGGAGAAATACGCCTGCTTTGCGATGATCCGGCTGCCGCTGTGGATGTGCCGCATTTTTGCGCGGAAGCAGGCCATGAACTGATCTCGGTCGAGGAGCGCGGGACAGTTGCAGCCTATTTGGTACGCAAAGGCGCAGGCCGGTAG
- a CDS encoding cytochrome c biogenesis CcdA family protein: protein MFGIEIMDAGLLPAMIVALLAGTLSFLSPCVLPIVPPYLAYMSGVTLPDLSEEGGAHRRRAIVPALFFVLGLSTIFLLLGAAASALGLAFLQYQSTLSSIAGVLVMVFGLHFLGIIRIGFLDREMRMDAGDRGGSAFGAYVLGLAFAFGWTPCIGPQLGAILSLAASEASVARGTALLAVYAIGLGVPFILVAAFLPRLTGVMGWMKRHMSRIERIMGLLLWTIGLMMVTGGFSAFAFWLLETFPALAALG, encoded by the coding sequence ATGTTCGGAATCGAAATCATGGACGCGGGCCTTTTACCCGCGATGATCGTGGCGCTGCTTGCGGGGACGCTGTCCTTTCTCAGCCCTTGCGTGCTGCCCATCGTGCCGCCTTATCTCGCTTACATGAGCGGCGTGACCTTGCCCGACCTCAGCGAGGAGGGAGGCGCGCATCGCCGCCGCGCCATCGTGCCTGCGCTCTTTTTCGTGCTGGGCCTTTCGACCATATTCCTGCTCCTCGGCGCCGCTGCCTCGGCGCTGGGACTGGCCTTTTTGCAATACCAATCGACGCTCAGCAGCATTGCGGGTGTTCTGGTCATGGTGTTTGGCCTCCATTTCCTCGGCATCATCCGCATCGGCTTTCTTGATCGCGAAATGCGCATGGATGCCGGCGACCGGGGCGGCAGCGCCTTTGGGGCTTACGTGCTCGGCCTTGCCTTTGCCTTTGGCTGGACGCCCTGCATCGGCCCGCAGCTGGGCGCGATCCTGTCGCTGGCCGCCAGCGAGGCATCGGTCGCCCGCGGCACCGCATTGCTGGCGGTTTACGCGATCGGCCTTGGCGTGCCCTTCATCCTCGTCGCGGCCTTCCTGCCGCGCCTCACGGGCGTCATGGGCTGGATGAAGCGACATATGAGCCGGATCGAGCGGATCATGGGCCTTCTGCTCTGGACCATCGGCCTCATGATGGTCACGGGCGGTTTTTCCGCCTTCGCCTTCTGGCTGCTCGAGACGTTTCCGGCGCTTGCCGCGCTCGGCTAG
- a CDS encoding GcvT family protein: MKSTAQAVIIGGGVVGCSVLYHLTKLGWSDVMLIERSELTSGSTWHAAGGFHTLNGDTNMAALQGYTIRLYKELEEITGMSCGLHHVGGVTLADNRDRFDMLVAERAKHRYMGLDTHIVTPEEIAQIAPVTNIEGIIGGLYDPLDGHLDPSGTTHAYAKAARLGGATIETHCMVRETRQRPDGTWDVVTDKGTVHTQHLVNAGGLWAREVGAMAGVYLPLHPMEHQYIVTDDVPEIAQRDTEHPHVMDPAGESYLRQEGRGLCIGFYEQPCKPWAVDGTPWDFGHELLPDNLDKIEDSIEFAYRRFPALGRAGVKSVIHGPFTFAPDGNPLVGPVPGLRGYWSACGVMAGFSQGGGVGLMLAQWMVEGECERDVRAMDVARFGDWITPGYTRPKVIENYQKRFSVSYLNEELPAARPCRTTPMYDVLSAEGAVWGAQYGLEVANYFATANEPRYETPSFRRSNAFDATAREVAAVRGAVGINEVQNFGKYLVTGPTARAWLNRIMAGRIPAPGRMSLTPMLSPKGRLLGDFTVSCLSDEAFQLTASYGAQAMHMRWFQMHEEAGVHLENVSDRLTGFQIAGPSARDVLLACGGEDLAQMRFMDLRHATIGMADCLIQRVSYTGDLGYEIYCDPMAQRGLWHTLTEAGAPHGMRPFGMRAMMSLRLDKFFGSWGAEFSPDYTPGETGMDRFIAWSKDADFIGRGAAEAEKAKGAPRQLVAYDVAATDADAHGYEPIWLDGEVQGFVTSGGYSHHAGKSIALGLIPRGREGATAQIEILGRMCDAMLLTAPLFDTDGARMRG, translated from the coding sequence GACGTCAGGCTCCACCTGGCATGCGGCGGGCGGGTTTCACACGCTGAACGGCGATACCAACATGGCCGCGCTGCAGGGCTACACGATCCGTCTCTACAAGGAGCTGGAGGAGATTACGGGCATGTCCTGCGGCCTGCATCATGTGGGCGGCGTAACGCTGGCCGACAATCGCGACCGTTTCGACATGCTGGTGGCCGAGCGGGCCAAGCACCGCTACATGGGCCTCGACACCCATATCGTCACGCCCGAAGAGATTGCGCAGATCGCGCCGGTCACGAATATCGAGGGCATCATTGGTGGGCTTTACGATCCGCTCGACGGGCATCTGGACCCCTCGGGCACCACCCACGCCTATGCCAAGGCCGCGCGGCTGGGCGGCGCCACGATCGAAACGCATTGCATGGTCCGCGAGACGCGACAGCGCCCCGATGGCACGTGGGACGTCGTTACCGACAAGGGAACGGTGCATACCCAGCATCTGGTGAACGCGGGCGGCCTCTGGGCCCGCGAGGTGGGCGCGATGGCGGGCGTCTATCTGCCGCTGCACCCGATGGAGCACCAGTATATCGTGACGGACGACGTGCCCGAAATCGCCCAGCGCGACACCGAGCATCCGCATGTGATGGACCCCGCCGGCGAGAGCTATCTGAGGCAGGAGGGACGCGGCCTCTGCATCGGCTTCTACGAGCAGCCCTGCAAGCCCTGGGCCGTGGATGGCACGCCCTGGGATTTCGGGCATGAGCTGCTGCCGGATAATCTCGACAAGATCGAGGACAGCATCGAATTCGCCTATCGCCGCTTTCCCGCGCTTGGCCGAGCGGGCGTCAAATCAGTCATTCACGGCCCCTTCACCTTTGCCCCCGATGGCAATCCGCTGGTCGGCCCGGTGCCGGGCCTGCGCGGCTACTGGTCCGCCTGCGGCGTGATGGCGGGCTTTTCACAGGGCGGCGGCGTTGGCCTGATGCTGGCGCAGTGGATGGTAGAGGGCGAATGCGAGCGGGACGTGCGCGCCATGGATGTGGCGCGCTTCGGCGATTGGATCACGCCCGGCTATACCCGCCCCAAGGTGATCGAGAATTACCAGAAGCGGTTTTCGGTCAGCTACCTGAACGAGGAGCTGCCCGCTGCCCGCCCCTGCCGCACCACGCCCATGTATGACGTATTGAGCGCCGAGGGCGCCGTCTGGGGCGCGCAATATGGCCTGGAGGTTGCCAATTACTTCGCAACCGCCAATGAGCCACGTTACGAGACGCCCAGCTTCCGCCGCTCGAATGCCTTTGACGCCACTGCGCGCGAAGTCGCCGCCGTGCGCGGCGCCGTCGGCATCAACGAGGTGCAGAATTTCGGCAAATACTTGGTGACGGGTCCGACTGCGCGCGCATGGCTGAATCGCATCATGGCGGGCCGCATCCCCGCGCCCGGTCGGATGAGCCTGACACCGATGCTGTCGCCCAAAGGGCGGCTCTTGGGCGATTTCACCGTCTCTTGCCTCTCGGACGAGGCGTTCCAACTGACCGCATCTTACGGCGCGCAGGCCATGCATATGCGCTGGTTCCAGATGCACGAAGAGGCGGGCGTGCATCTGGAAAATGTCAGCGACCGGCTGACCGGCTTTCAGATCGCGGGGCCAAGCGCGCGCGATGTGCTGCTGGCCTGCGGCGGCGAGGATTTGGCGCAAATGCGTTTCATGGATCTGCGCCACGCCACCATCGGCATGGCGGACTGCCTGATCCAGCGGGTCAGCTACACCGGCGATCTGGGCTACGAGATCTATTGCGATCCGATGGCGCAGCGCGGCCTTTGGCACACGCTGACCGAGGCCGGCGCGCCGCATGGCATGCGCCCCTTCGGGATGCGCGCGATGATGTCCCTGCGGCTCGACAAATTCTTCGGCTCTTGGGGCGCCGAATTTTCGCCGGATTACACGCCGGGCGAGACCGGCATGGACCGCTTCATCGCCTGGTCGAAAGACGCGGATTTCATCGGACGCGGCGCGGCGGAGGCCGAGAAGGCAAAGGGCGCGCCGCGCCAACTGGTCGCCTACGATGTCGCGGCCACGGATGCCGACGCGCATGGCTACGAGCCAATCTGGCTGGATGGCGAGGTGCAAGGCTTTGTCACTTCGGGCGGCTATTCGCATCACGCGGGCAAATCCATCGCGCTGGGGCTGATCCCGCGCGGGCGCGAAGGCGCCACGGCGCAGATCGAAATCCTGGGCCGGATGTGCGACGCGATGCTACTGACCGCGCCGCTTTTCGACACGGATGGCGCGAGGATGCGGGGCTGA